Proteins encoded in a region of the Syntrophorhabdus sp. genome:
- a CDS encoding molybdopterin-dependent oxidoreductase — MIKKTINVNGVNRTIIAPADETLANVLREQLGLTGTKIGCGQGECGACNVIVDDRLVRSCITKVGKVPDGARVTTIEGVGTPDSLHPLQLAWIAHGGAQCGFCTPGFIVSAKALLAQNPNPFRDEVREWFNTHRNACRCTGYKPIVDAVMDAAKVMRGEMDASELLFRMPADGEIWGSKYPRPSAVAKVTGTMDYGDDLGIKMPADTLHLALAQAKVSHANIKNIDISEAERMPGVFKVVTHRDVKGKNRITGLITFPTNAGDGWDRPILCDDKVYQYGDAIAIVCADTQAHADAAAEKVRVDLEELPGYMSAPAAMAEDALEIHPGTPNIYFRIPIVKGEETAPIMASAAHVVEGEYYLQRQPHMTMETDVGFAYYDDEDRLTIHSKSIGIHLHHAMIAPGLGVEPEKLRLIQNPSGGTFGYKFSPTMEALLGVACMATNRPVFLRYNYYQHLTYTGKRSPFWMKVRYGADREGKLLAMESDWSVDHGPYSEFGDLVTVRGAQFIGAGYGIPNIRGEGRTVCTNHAWGSAFRAYGSPQSFFAGESLMDELAAKMGEDPLELRARNVYRSGDTTPTGQTPEVFCFAEMIDKLRPLYQEAKRKAKADSTGDVRKGVGISLGIYGCGLDGPDSSEIRVELNPDNSVTVFNAWEDHGQGADMGALGTAHKALRPLGLTPERIHLVMNDTALTPNAGPAGGSRSQVMTGNAIKNGCEMLVAAMRKPDGTYRTYQEMAAEKLAVSYSGVWTASMCTACSLETAQGAPFPVYMYGMFMAEVAVDTNTGKTAVEGFTVMADVGSINNKLVVDGQIYGGIAQGIGLALTEDFEDLKKHTTLHACGLPYPKDIPDRIDIHYIETPRENGPFGAAGVGELPLTSSHVAVINAIYDATGVRIRHLPALPGKVLAGLNALK, encoded by the coding sequence ATGATCAAGAAAACGATAAATGTCAACGGCGTCAATCGGACCATCATTGCCCCTGCCGATGAGACCCTGGCGAATGTGTTGCGGGAGCAGCTTGGGTTGACAGGGACAAAGATCGGCTGCGGGCAGGGTGAGTGTGGGGCGTGCAACGTGATCGTGGACGACAGGCTGGTGCGCTCCTGCATCACGAAGGTGGGGAAGGTTCCCGACGGGGCGCGGGTGACGACGATCGAAGGGGTAGGAACGCCGGACAGCCTGCATCCGTTGCAGCTGGCCTGGATCGCCCACGGCGGCGCGCAGTGCGGGTTCTGCACGCCGGGGTTCATCGTTTCGGCAAAGGCGCTCCTGGCACAGAATCCGAACCCATTCAGGGACGAGGTGCGTGAGTGGTTCAATACGCACCGGAATGCATGCCGGTGCACGGGGTACAAGCCGATCGTCGACGCGGTGATGGACGCTGCGAAGGTGATGCGGGGCGAAATGGACGCGTCGGAGCTCCTCTTCAGGATGCCCGCGGACGGCGAGATCTGGGGCAGCAAGTACCCGAGGCCGTCGGCTGTGGCCAAAGTGACGGGCACAATGGATTACGGCGACGACCTGGGTATCAAGATGCCCGCCGATACCCTTCACCTGGCGCTTGCCCAGGCAAAGGTGTCCCATGCGAACATCAAGAACATCGATATCTCGGAGGCCGAAAGGATGCCGGGGGTCTTCAAGGTGGTCACCCACAGGGATGTGAAGGGCAAGAACCGCATCACCGGCCTTATCACCTTTCCCACCAACGCCGGAGACGGATGGGACCGCCCTATCCTGTGTGACGACAAGGTGTACCAGTACGGCGACGCCATCGCGATCGTCTGCGCCGACACGCAGGCTCACGCGGACGCCGCGGCCGAAAAGGTCAGGGTCGACCTCGAGGAACTGCCGGGATACATGAGCGCGCCTGCCGCCATGGCGGAGGACGCCCTTGAGATCCACCCGGGGACGCCGAACATCTATTTCCGGATCCCCATCGTGAAGGGAGAAGAGACGGCGCCCATCATGGCCTCGGCGGCCCACGTTGTGGAAGGGGAGTATTACCTGCAGCGTCAGCCCCACATGACGATGGAGACAGACGTGGGTTTCGCGTATTACGACGACGAAGACCGGCTCACCATCCATTCCAAGAGCATCGGGATCCACCTCCATCACGCCATGATCGCCCCGGGGCTCGGAGTTGAACCGGAGAAACTGCGTCTTATTCAGAACCCCTCGGGAGGCACCTTCGGATACAAGTTCAGTCCCACCATGGAGGCCCTCCTCGGTGTGGCCTGCATGGCAACGAACCGACCCGTCTTCCTCCGTTACAATTACTATCAGCACCTCACCTACACGGGCAAGCGTTCCCCCTTCTGGATGAAGGTGAGATACGGGGCCGACAGGGAGGGAAAACTCCTTGCCATGGAAAGCGACTGGAGCGTCGACCACGGGCCCTATTCCGAGTTCGGGGACCTGGTGACCGTGCGCGGGGCCCAGTTCATCGGCGCCGGTTACGGGATCCCCAACATCAGGGGCGAGGGCAGAACGGTCTGCACCAATCACGCCTGGGGATCGGCCTTTCGGGCCTACGGTTCACCCCAGAGCTTTTTTGCCGGGGAGAGCCTGATGGACGAACTGGCGGCGAAGATGGGAGAGGACCCGCTGGAGCTCAGGGCGCGCAATGTCTACCGGTCGGGGGACACGACGCCGACGGGTCAGACGCCCGAGGTCTTCTGCTTTGCCGAGATGATCGATAAGCTGCGTCCCCTCTACCAGGAAGCAAAAAGGAAGGCGAAAGCGGACTCCACCGGGGACGTCAGGAAGGGTGTCGGCATCTCCCTTGGTATTTATGGTTGCGGCCTCGACGGGCCTGACAGCTCCGAGATCCGCGTGGAGTTGAACCCCGACAACAGCGTGACGGTCTTCAACGCCTGGGAAGACCACGGTCAGGGGGCCGACATGGGTGCCCTGGGCACGGCGCACAAGGCCTTGAGGCCCTTGGGGCTCACCCCGGAACGGATACACCTCGTCATGAACGACACGGCCCTTACGCCCAACGCCGGTCCCGCCGGGGGCAGCCGCTCCCAGGTGATGACGGGAAACGCCATCAAGAATGGCTGCGAAATGCTGGTGGCCGCCATGAGAAAACCTGACGGCACCTATCGCACCTACCAGGAGATGGCGGCCGAGAAGCTGGCCGTTTCCTATTCCGGCGTCTGGACGGCGTCCATGTGCACCGCCTGCTCGCTGGAGACCGCGCAGGGAGCACCTTTTCCCGTTTACATGTACGGCATGTTCATGGCCGAGGTCGCCGTCGATACGAATACGGGGAAGACCGCCGTGGAAGGGTTCACCGTCATGGCCGACGTGGGCAGTATCAACAACAAACTGGTCGTCGACGGCCAGATCTACGGAGGCATAGCACAGGGTATCGGTCTTGCCCTCACCGAGGACTTCGAAGACCTGAAGAAGCATACGACCCTTCACGCCTGCGGACTCCCGTATCCGAAGGATATCCCCGACAGGATCGATATCCATTATATCGAGACACCCCGTGAGAACGGGCCGTTCGGCGCCGCCGGGGTGGGCGAGCTTCCCCTGACGTCGTCCCACGTGGCTGTCATCAACGCCATATACGATGCCACGGGGGTGCGCATCAGGCATCTTCCGGCGCTGCCGGGAAAGGTCCTCGCGGGACTTAACGCCCTGAAATAG
- a CDS encoding ComF family protein, with protein MLSLFNCALALFYPESCVVCGADGSILCSRCIDDLRTVKETEVCPVCGRWLGRRIPCAACSAAEMGFSRGIYGFYYERGLRDAVHAFKFRGRKDVGRRLARLAGEKVRPLRGAFDRIVPVPVSGRRLSERGFNQSYIISEEISSITGGTLDHRTLVKRGGTRDQFTLSRRERRRNVRGAFHVRDGSSIEGERVLLVDDLFTTGYTASEAARTLKAAGSADVTLFALARTP; from the coding sequence GTGCTTAGCCTCTTCAACTGCGCGTTAGCCCTCTTCTATCCCGAATCCTGTGTCGTCTGCGGCGCGGATGGCAGCATCCTTTGTTCACGATGCATCGACGATCTGAGGACCGTCAAGGAGACCGAAGTGTGCCCTGTGTGCGGCAGATGGCTGGGAAGGCGCATTCCATGCGCGGCCTGCAGCGCGGCGGAGATGGGTTTCTCCCGGGGCATCTATGGTTTCTATTACGAGAGGGGTCTGCGGGATGCCGTTCATGCCTTCAAGTTCCGGGGCAGGAAGGATGTCGGCAGGCGGCTCGCCCGGCTCGCCGGGGAGAAGGTCCGCCCCTTGAGGGGCGCCTTCGACCGTATCGTGCCCGTACCCGTTTCGGGCAGGCGGCTCAGCGAGAGAGGCTTTAACCAGTCCTACATCATCTCCGAGGAAATATCGTCCATCACGGGTGGAACCCTCGATCACCGGACGCTCGTCAAGCGCGGCGGTACCCGGGACCAGTTCACCCTGTCGCGGAGGGAGCGCAGGAGGAACGTGAGGGGCGCCTTTCATGTGCGGGACGGGTCGTCCATCGAAGGGGAGCGCGTCCTGCTCGTCGACGATCTCTTCACGACGGGATACACGGCCTCGGAGGCCGCGCGGACCCTTAAGGCGGCAGGCTCGGCCGACGTCACTCTTTTCGCCCTCGCAAGGACACCGTGA
- a CDS encoding acetyl-CoA synthetase, with amino-acid sequence MMNEKLSRLFSPGSVAVIGASNSFDKLGYHVMKSLVGNYRGRIFPVNPKGGKVWDISSYPSLESIPGDVDLAVIAVPAGMVAGTLHACGRKNVSGVVLITAGFKEIEDPGGASLEGEIRDIAGQYGLPIIGPNTFGFVNLSSSVNASFTSEFSRIEKGGVALVSQSGGICHLCGFLAIEQRVAMSKLMSLGNRCNVDFPELLTYLVDHDDSTKVIALYIEGLDEPRKLLDAARALQGRKPIVALKAGKSEKGDSASRFHTGSLAGSHAIWKGALRQAGILEVATAEELLDTAKAIDSCPLPRGGRVAVLSGQAGPGMIASDALEPCGLTLSRFSEETQRRINDLLPPIAIRTNPVDMGPAWYNPRNIIEILRAVLDDEGTDGVIFLAMYASANLRLADGMVEHMKTADPFGKPVIACFTAPPGIWDGPIGALDRKKGIAILPTPERAARAMANLWRVNALVNGKGVKTWDH; translated from the coding sequence ATGATGAATGAGAAGCTTTCCCGGCTCTTTTCTCCCGGCTCCGTTGCGGTCATCGGGGCCTCCAACAGTTTCGACAAGCTTGGCTACCACGTGATGAAAAGCCTTGTCGGCAATTACCGGGGGAGGATCTTCCCGGTAAATCCGAAGGGCGGGAAGGTCTGGGATATCTCATCCTACCCTTCCCTGGAGTCGATACCCGGCGATGTGGACCTCGCGGTCATCGCCGTGCCGGCGGGTATGGTGGCCGGGACGCTGCACGCCTGCGGGCGCAAGAATGTGAGCGGCGTGGTGCTCATCACGGCGGGTTTCAAGGAGATCGAAGACCCCGGCGGCGCTTCCCTCGAGGGAGAGATAAGGGACATCGCCGGGCAGTACGGTCTGCCGATCATCGGGCCCAACACCTTCGGTTTTGTCAACCTGAGCTCCTCGGTGAACGCGTCATTCACCTCGGAGTTTTCCAGAATAGAGAAAGGGGGCGTCGCGCTCGTCAGCCAGAGCGGGGGCATCTGCCACCTCTGCGGTTTTCTGGCCATCGAACAGAGGGTGGCCATGTCGAAACTCATGAGCCTCGGCAACCGGTGCAACGTTGATTTCCCGGAGCTCCTGACGTACCTGGTCGACCATGACGACTCCACGAAGGTGATCGCCCTGTACATAGAAGGTCTTGACGAGCCAAGGAAGCTTCTCGATGCCGCGAGGGCGCTTCAGGGGAGGAAGCCCATCGTAGCCCTGAAGGCGGGCAAGAGCGAAAAGGGCGATAGTGCGAGCCGCTTCCATACCGGATCGCTCGCCGGCAGCCACGCTATCTGGAAAGGCGCCCTGCGCCAGGCTGGTATCCTGGAGGTCGCCACGGCGGAAGAACTCCTCGATACGGCAAAGGCCATAGACTCGTGTCCCCTTCCACGGGGAGGGCGTGTTGCCGTCCTCTCGGGTCAGGCGGGTCCCGGGATGATCGCCTCCGATGCCCTCGAGCCTTGCGGGCTCACCCTGTCACGTTTCTCGGAAGAGACCCAGCGGAGGATCAATGACCTCCTGCCTCCCATCGCCATCCGCACGAATCCCGTGGACATGGGACCTGCGTGGTATAATCCGCGGAACATCATTGAGATACTGAGGGCGGTCCTCGATGACGAAGGGACGGACGGTGTCATCTTCCTCGCCATGTACGCGTCGGCAAACCTGAGGCTGGCGGACGGAATGGTCGAGCACATGAAGACGGCCGATCCCTTCGGGAAGCCTGTCATTGCCTGTTTCACCGCTCCTCCCGGCATATGGGACGGACCGATAGGCGCCCTCGACAGGAAAAAGGGGATTGCGATCCTTCCGACGCCTGAGCGGGCCGCGCGGGCCATGGCCAACCTGTGGAGGGTGAACGCGCTGGTAAACGGGAAAGGAGTGAAGACATGGGATCATTGA
- a CDS encoding 2,3-bisphosphoglycerate-independent phosphoglycerate mutase, which translates to MMDELLLSNDNKIIFLILDGLGDIPNPGFDLKTPLQAASKPNMDGLAMQRGVLGRITPVGTGITPGSGPGHLSLFGYDPVANEIGRGVLEVLGLNMDLRDGDLAARANFCTIREDVVTDRRAGRIPTEETERLCALIAASVKEVEGVEVIIKPGKSHRFAVIFRGKGLSDKLADADPHKDNKPFAYTAAKQTGAEFAASVVNGFIDRVRDLLKAEPVANGALLRGFSQKPDITPFANKYRMKALAIATYPMYRGIAKVLGMDVKEEPGSYEEAVNILKKNYNDYQFFFFHVKETDLAGEDGNFKEKVKAIEDVDRFLPGISALDPQALVITGDHSTPCPLKGHSWHPVPLLIVTKTGETDGLAFHEKNCIVGSAGTIYSKELMPLALAHGGRLDKYGA; encoded by the coding sequence ATGATGGACGAGCTTCTCTTATCGAACGATAACAAGATCATTTTTCTCATACTCGACGGCCTCGGGGATATCCCGAACCCCGGCTTCGATCTCAAGACGCCCCTTCAGGCCGCCTCGAAGCCGAACATGGACGGACTGGCCATGCAAAGGGGTGTGCTCGGCAGGATCACACCCGTCGGCACGGGCATCACTCCCGGCAGCGGTCCGGGACACCTCAGCCTCTTCGGATACGATCCCGTGGCCAACGAGATCGGCCGCGGCGTTCTCGAGGTCCTCGGTCTCAACATGGACCTCCGTGACGGGGACCTTGCCGCGCGCGCCAATTTCTGCACCATCAGGGAAGACGTGGTGACCGACCGCAGGGCGGGCAGGATCCCGACGGAGGAGACGGAAAGGCTCTGTGCCCTCATTGCCGCCTCGGTGAAAGAGGTCGAAGGTGTCGAGGTGATCATCAAACCGGGCAAGTCCCACCGGTTCGCCGTCATATTCAGGGGCAAGGGTTTGAGTGACAAACTTGCCGACGCCGACCCCCACAAGGACAACAAGCCCTTCGCGTATACTGCCGCGAAGCAGACGGGCGCGGAATTCGCCGCCAGCGTGGTCAACGGTTTCATCGACAGGGTCAGGGACCTGCTCAAGGCCGAGCCGGTGGCCAACGGGGCCCTGCTGCGCGGTTTCTCCCAGAAACCGGACATAACGCCCTTCGCGAACAAATACCGGATGAAGGCGCTCGCCATCGCGACGTACCCCATGTACCGGGGCATCGCGAAGGTCCTTGGCATGGATGTCAAGGAGGAACCCGGCAGTTACGAGGAGGCCGTCAATATCCTGAAGAAGAACTACAACGACTACCAGTTCTTCTTCTTCCACGTGAAGGAGACGGACCTTGCCGGCGAGGACGGCAATTTCAAGGAGAAAGTGAAGGCGATCGAGGATGTGGACAGATTCCTGCCCGGGATATCGGCCCTCGATCCCCAGGCTCTCGTCATCACGGGCGACCACTCGACCCCCTGCCCGCTGAAAGGACACAGCTGGCATCCCGTTCCCCTTCTCATCGTCACCAAAACGGGTGAGACGGACGGCCTTGCCTTTCACGAGAAGAACTGCATTGTCGGGAGCGCGGGAACCATATACAGCAAGGAACTCATGCCTCTGGCCCTTGCCCATGGAGGGCGGCTCGACAAGTACGGTGCTTAG
- a CDS encoding DUF2520 domain-containing protein, whose protein sequence is MKIGIIGAGKVGISLGYVLRGNGVDVCAIADRLPSALETARGFLGADMVYTADVMEVVGSCNVVAIATQDREISSLARAIFEAADDVTGKLFFHTSGADPSSILSPLDRKGAHLGSLHPLQTFPDIESAIEVLPDTSIFIEGDEKALAVLRVIAGNLGAAVHTIAGKDKVLYHLAAVFVCNLLSALMYSGTGVMDRIDVGLDPFLPIIRATMKNIETRGPLAALTGPVVRGDDKTVRSHLAAMEDMPLHREIYLALSKMALEMVKQRKTLTETEIETLRRALEGGEKT, encoded by the coding sequence ATGAAGATCGGAATCATAGGAGCTGGAAAAGTAGGCATTTCCCTGGGTTATGTTCTCCGGGGCAACGGGGTTGACGTCTGTGCCATCGCCGACAGGCTTCCTTCGGCCCTGGAGACGGCCCGCGGTTTCCTGGGTGCCGACATGGTCTACACGGCGGACGTGATGGAGGTTGTGGGAAGCTGCAACGTCGTGGCCATTGCGACGCAGGACAGGGAGATAAGCAGCCTCGCGCGGGCCATATTCGAGGCGGCCGATGACGTGACGGGAAAGCTTTTCTTCCACACGAGCGGCGCCGATCCCTCGTCGATCCTCTCCCCTCTCGACCGAAAGGGGGCCCACCTGGGATCACTCCACCCGCTGCAGACCTTTCCCGACATCGAAAGCGCCATCGAGGTCCTTCCCGATACGAGCATATTCATCGAAGGTGACGAGAAGGCCCTTGCCGTGCTCCGGGTCATTGCCGGAAACCTCGGGGCCGCGGTCCACACCATCGCGGGAAAGGACAAGGTCCTCTACCACCTTGCCGCCGTCTTCGTCTGCAATCTCCTGTCGGCCCTCATGTACTCCGGGACGGGTGTCATGGACAGGATAGACGTCGGCCTCGATCCTTTCCTCCCCATCATACGGGCAACGATGAAGAACATCGAGACGCGGGGCCCCCTCGCGGCGCTGACAGGTCCCGTCGTGCGGGGAGACGACAAGACCGTCCGTTCCCACCTTGCCGCCATGGAAGACATGCCGCTCCACAGGGAGATCTACCTGGCGCTCTCGAAGATGGCCCTCGAGATGGTAAAGCAGAGGAAGACCCTCACCGAAACCGAAATCGAAACCCTCCGCCGCGCGCTTGAAGGCGGGGAAAAGACTTAA
- a CDS encoding amine oxidase, whose protein sequence is MDQQELRQREEQCIQDEPPWCSAACPLHVDVRAFVGCLAREDETGALKVLERTMPLPGILGRVCDAPCEVPCKRSCAGEVIRIGALERFCVCRRGSAETQKLFLLPPRGKRVAIGGSGLSSLAAAWDCLRKGYGVRVFEPRERPGEALARRYPDLLPWEVIDEEIAFLVKLGMEIETGAATAERDFPERCLEAFNAVYLGLDSLHDGAWDLERDDSGGIRVEAGTQRTSREGVFAGGLPRGGRVSPVWQAAEGRFAANSMDRSMQGVSLTAGREKEGPVSTRLFTSIAGVIPLPAVRPADPSKGYSGEEALREARRCLQCQCLECVKVCVYLERFGAYPRKYTREIYNNESIVIGAHQANRLINSCSLCGLCEAVCPEGFAMQDLCREARRGMVERGKMPPSAHEFALEDMAFSLSERFILARHEPGHTASARAFFPGCQLAGSRPDKVIAVYEHLRSRLEGGVGLVLGCCGAPAFWAGSDERLAAGLEAVRGQWNALGRPRMILACSTCLRMFRDHLPEVPVVSLWTVIDEMEGPVSHGVPDKPFLIVHDPCTTRSEPGIQTSVRHILGRLGVRAGELELGREKTECCGFGGLQYNANAEIARETARVRAHRSDADYLAYCAMCRDRLASAGKRVLHLLDLLFPDPRVSDPAALEDPGWSERQERRSLLKEGLLQDLWSGKPSKAEEHRRIKLEMRPGVRTLLEERRILDEDLQRVIHHAETSGKKFRHPGTGRFKASFRPRAVTFWVEYDRTAEGFIVHSAYSHRMEVTVL, encoded by the coding sequence GTGGACCAGCAAGAACTGCGTCAACGGGAAGAACAGTGCATTCAGGACGAGCCGCCGTGGTGTTCGGCGGCCTGTCCTCTGCACGTCGATGTCCGCGCCTTTGTCGGGTGCCTGGCACGGGAGGACGAAACGGGGGCGCTCAAGGTCCTTGAGAGGACCATGCCCCTGCCCGGCATCCTCGGTCGCGTCTGTGACGCTCCCTGCGAGGTGCCCTGCAAGCGGTCTTGCGCGGGAGAGGTCATACGCATCGGCGCCCTGGAACGCTTTTGCGTGTGCCGCCGGGGTTCGGCAGAGACTCAGAAGCTTTTCCTTCTGCCTCCCCGGGGCAAGCGAGTGGCCATAGGCGGCAGCGGCCTCAGCAGCCTCGCCGCCGCGTGGGACTGCCTGCGCAAGGGATACGGGGTCCGCGTCTTCGAACCGCGGGAGAGGCCGGGAGAGGCGCTGGCCCGTCGCTATCCGGACCTCCTCCCCTGGGAGGTCATCGATGAAGAGATAGCCTTCCTCGTGAAACTGGGTATGGAGATCGAGACGGGTGCCGCGACTGCGGAGAGGGATTTTCCGGAGAGGTGCCTCGAGGCCTTCAATGCCGTCTACCTGGGCCTCGACTCCCTGCACGACGGGGCCTGGGACCTCGAAAGGGATGACTCCGGAGGTATACGGGTCGAAGCGGGGACGCAAAGGACGAGCCGCGAGGGGGTCTTCGCGGGCGGGCTGCCCCGCGGGGGGCGGGTATCGCCCGTCTGGCAGGCGGCCGAAGGGCGCTTCGCCGCCAATTCCATGGACCGCTCCATGCAGGGAGTGTCTCTTACCGCGGGACGGGAAAAGGAAGGCCCGGTATCGACGCGCCTTTTCACCAGCATTGCCGGCGTCATACCCCTACCCGCCGTGAGGCCGGCGGACCCGTCGAAGGGATACTCCGGGGAGGAGGCCCTCCGCGAGGCCCGGCGGTGTCTCCAGTGCCAGTGCCTGGAATGTGTAAAGGTCTGTGTTTACCTGGAGCGGTTCGGCGCATATCCCAGGAAATACACGCGGGAGATCTACAACAACGAATCCATCGTGATAGGGGCGCACCAGGCAAACAGGCTCATCAACTCCTGCAGCCTCTGCGGGCTCTGCGAGGCTGTCTGCCCCGAGGGTTTCGCCATGCAGGACCTTTGCCGCGAGGCGCGCAGGGGCATGGTGGAAAGGGGTAAGATGCCCCCGTCGGCCCACGAGTTCGCCCTCGAGGACATGGCTTTCAGCTTGAGCGAACGGTTCATCCTGGCCCGGCATGAGCCGGGACATACCGCAAGCGCCCGGGCCTTCTTCCCCGGTTGCCAGCTTGCCGGCTCCCGCCCCGACAAGGTCATCGCGGTCTACGAGCACCTCCGTTCCCGGCTTGAGGGAGGGGTAGGACTCGTCCTGGGGTGCTGCGGGGCACCTGCCTTCTGGGCCGGCTCGGATGAGCGCCTTGCCGCGGGCCTCGAAGCCGTGAGAGGACAGTGGAACGCCCTCGGCAGGCCCCGGATGATCCTTGCCTGCTCGACATGCCTTCGGATGTTCAGGGACCACCTGCCGGAGGTCCCTGTCGTCTCCCTGTGGACGGTCATCGACGAGATGGAAGGACCCGTATCGCACGGGGTCCCCGACAAACCGTTCCTCATCGTCCACGATCCCTGCACCACGAGGTCCGAGCCGGGTATCCAGACGTCGGTGCGGCACATACTGGGCCGGCTGGGGGTGAGGGCCGGAGAGCTGGAACTCGGCCGGGAGAAGACGGAGTGCTGCGGGTTCGGGGGGCTCCAGTACAATGCCAACGCGGAGATAGCCCGCGAAACGGCGCGCGTGAGGGCCCACAGGAGCGACGCCGACTACCTGGCCTACTGCGCCATGTGCCGGGACAGACTGGCATCGGCGGGCAAGAGGGTCCTCCACCTCCTGGACCTTCTCTTTCCGGACCCGCGGGTGTCCGATCCGGCGGCCCTCGAGGACCCCGGCTGGTCCGAGCGGCAGGAAAGGCGCTCACTGCTCAAGGAGGGTCTCCTCCAGGACCTCTGGTCCGGGAAGCCATCGAAGGCCGAAGAGCACCGGAGGATCAAGTTGGAGATGCGGCCCGGGGTGCGGACCCTCCTGGAGGAGCGGCGTATTCTCGATGAAGACCTGCAGCGGGTCATTCATCATGCCGAGACGAGCGGGAAGAAGTTCCGCCATCCCGGGACGGGCCGCTTCAAAGCCTCCTTCAGACCGCGCGCGGTCACCTTCTGGGTGGAGTATGACAGGACCGCCGAAGGGTTCATTGTCCACAGCGCCTACAGTCATCGCATGGAAGTGACGGTCTTATGA
- a CDS encoding methyl-accepting chemotaxis protein has protein sequence MRLHDLKIGKRLAIGYAILFCIIAALCVISFNNLTNTDRRVDEITDVSFRKATLASSVLANLLVINKDQAKAVYTRDRSALEGSGERRKAYQADLEKLEKMETSKEGKDIIARYRAGAAEAREINGKMNKAIDEGNWDEALKFMKMKADPPPYMKTVDELIRFQVDGVQKKYREIRDANRNLKFVLIIAGVIGLALCVFVSIVTTRSITSPIRKNIETAKTLADGNLAVEVASGRGDEFGDEAEAFRTMVDKWQRLISGVKGSAASVASASHQLSASAEQLARGAAAQVERTIQVSTASEEMSQASLDIAKSTSNISDSAKEMLSTAEKGSTIVNRSVYEVREIAETVKKSSEFVKALGDQSEEIGKIINVINDIADQTNLLALNAAIEAARAGEAGRGFAVVADEVKKLAERTSKSTQEIAGMVTSIKQGVDGAVGSMGEVTEKVATGVELSNEAGTALNEIVGSASNLQSMLHQIAAAIEEMNSTTAEIAKDIEQVALVTKESSGTAEQVTQAALELSTLSVSLEGAVSEFKV, from the coding sequence ATGAGACTGCATGATCTGAAAATAGGCAAACGGCTGGCGATCGGATATGCCATTCTGTTTTGCATCATCGCGGCGCTGTGCGTCATCAGCTTCAACAATCTGACCAACACGGACAGACGTGTGGACGAGATCACCGATGTCAGTTTCCGGAAGGCGACACTCGCCAGTTCCGTGCTCGCGAACCTTCTGGTCATCAACAAGGACCAGGCAAAAGCTGTCTACACCAGGGACAGGTCAGCCCTTGAAGGGTCCGGGGAGAGGAGAAAAGCCTACCAGGCGGACCTTGAGAAACTCGAGAAGATGGAAACGAGCAAAGAGGGCAAGGACATCATCGCCCGGTACAGGGCTGGTGCCGCCGAGGCCCGGGAGATCAACGGGAAGATGAACAAGGCCATCGATGAGGGCAATTGGGACGAGGCTCTCAAGTTCATGAAGATGAAGGCCGACCCGCCTCCCTATATGAAGACCGTCGATGAGCTTATCAGATTCCAGGTGGATGGCGTGCAGAAGAAGTACAGGGAGATCCGCGACGCGAACAGGAACCTTAAGTTCGTCCTCATCATCGCGGGGGTCATCGGCCTTGCCCTGTGCGTTTTCGTCAGCATCGTCACCACGAGGAGCATCACCAGTCCCATCCGGAAGAACATCGAGACGGCAAAGACCCTTGCGGACGGCAACCTGGCGGTGGAGGTGGCGTCGGGCCGCGGCGACGAATTCGGCGATGAGGCTGAGGCATTCAGGACCATGGTCGACAAGTGGCAGAGGCTCATCTCGGGTGTGAAGGGTTCGGCCGCGAGTGTTGCCTCCGCGAGCCACCAGCTGAGCGCAAGCGCCGAGCAGCTGGCGAGAGGCGCCGCGGCCCAGGTCGAGCGGACCATCCAGGTCTCGACGGCGTCGGAAGAGATGTCGCAGGCATCTCTCGATATAGCGAAGAGCACATCCAACATCTCCGATTCCGCGAAGGAAATGCTTTCCACTGCCGAGAAGGGGAGCACCATTGTCAACAGGTCCGTTTACGAGGTGAGGGAGATAGCGGAAACGGTAAAGAAGTCCTCGGAGTTCGTGAAGGCCCTCGGGGACCAGTCCGAGGAGATCGGGAAGATCATAAACGTCATCAACGACATAGCGGACCAGACCAACCTTCTCGCCCTCAACGCTGCCATAGAGGCCGCGCGGGCGGGCGAGGCGGGCCGGGGTTTCGCGGTCGTAGCCGACGAGGTCAAGAAGCTTGCCGAGAGAACGAGCAAGTCCACCCAGGAGATAGCCGGGATGGTGACGTCCATAAAGCAGGGTGTGGACGGGGCCGTCGGGTCCATGGGAGAGGTCACGGAGAAGGTGGCGACCGGTGTCGAGCTCTCCAATGAGGCGGGTACGGCGCTCAATGAGATAGTGGGAAGCGCCTCCAACCTCCAGTCCATGCTCCACCAGATAGCGGCCGCCATCGAGGAAATGAACTCGACGACCGCCGAGATCGCGAAGGATATCGAACAGGTGGCGCTGGTCACCAAGGAATCCTCCGGCACCGCGGAGCAGGTGACCCAGGCCGCCCTCGAGCTCTCCACGCTTTCCGTTTCGCTGGAGGGTGCGGTATCGGAGTTCAAGGTGTGA